The window CAACGCTTAAGCCATTTGGCACAAACGGATCTTAAACCTGTATGGCCGAAGATCTCAGCGATTGACTTGCGTTATCGAAATGGACTGGCAATCCAGTGGAGAAATGCAACACCGCCTAAGATCGTTAATGGTCAGTTTGTTGTAACGATTGATGACACAAGCCTTGCAGGTGGAATTCAGGCAAAGCCATAATACGTGGCTTGAAAACAACAGGCAGTTTGCCCGTACTAAACAACAAAGATATGGTATTGAAGTAATGAGTGAAACTGTTCCCTCAGTTGTTACGATTGATATTGGGACTCATAAGGTCACAGTTTTAATTGGTAAAATCCATGCGCCCGATAAGATTCAAGTGATTGGCATGGCGTCTGCTCGTAACCGTGGTATGGTGAAAGGTAAGATTGTCAGTCTTGATAAGGTCATTGCGGCTATTAAAAATGCGGTATCCGAAGCTGAGGATATGGCAGAGTGCCGTATTCATAGCGCATGGGTGTCTATTCCAAGTACTGAATTACAAAGTTTTTATGCTTCGGGTCGCACACCTGTGGCAAACCACGATCATATTATTACAACCAATGAAGTGGTACGTGCTTTAGAGCTGGCGAAAGCTAGTCATGTTTCACCTGATTATTATTTGGCGAGTGCAGTCCCGTTGGGTTTTGAATTGGGTGATTCAGGTGAGTGGGTGCAGAATCCAGTCAATATGTCTGCCCATAGCATGACAGGGCATTATCAGTTGATGATGATGCCAATCAGTACCATGCAAAACCTTGATCGTGCCATGAAAGGGGCAAATATCGGGGTGGAAAAAATGGTGGTGTCGTGTTTGGCGACAGCTGAAGCAAGCCTGCTCAAGGATGAAAAAGAGTATGGTGTTTGTTTGGTTGATATTGGTGCTGGTATTACCAATATTGCAGTGTACTTAGATGGTCGTTTAGCATTAGCGCGTACTTTGCAGCGTGGTGGTGAAAATGTAACACGTGATATTGCTGCGGTTTTACAGACCACTACAGAAGAAGCCGAACGTATTAAAATATTGCATGGTTGTGTGGATCTTAGTGTTGTCAAACCTGATCATATGATTCAAGTGCAGGGAATTGATGGAACTCAAACGATCAGCCGCATTGAATTAGCTGAAATTATCATTGCCCGTTATGAAGAGATCTTTGCGATGATTCGTGAAGAGTTAGAGCATAGTGGTGCGATTCATGGTTTGTATCATGGTGTTGTATTAACTGGTGATGCATGTCAGATTGAAGGAATGGTGAATTTGGCACGTCGTATGTTGGGTGTTTCTGCACATTTAGGTAATCCACCTTTACAGGTATATGCTGATGATCAGCACTTACCTGCATTGCGTCGTTCAATGTATGCAACGGCTGCAGGTTTATTGATGTTTAGTCAAAGTGATTTGCAAGATGTGGTTGAAGAGCCAGAAGAAGCGACCGAGCGTAGTTTTGTCGAACGTGTTGCTAATGGCTGGAATGCATTGAATAGCAAATTAAAGGCTATATTCTAGGGCTTGTTGAGATTTCACCTTGTGAGTTATCGCTCTCATTGTGATCGTCGATTTAACTGGTAATACAATGCGTGCTTGAAATCTAAACAAACTCTCAGTTGTAGTTTTTTTTGGGAAAATTTGTTAAGAAGTTGTAATAGTAGGTCACTGTACTTGACAAGCTAGTGATTATTGAACAGCATCCTAAACATCAGTTGTTTTAAAAATCAGGGCAGTAACGGGCTGAAGTAACTGCCATTAATATATTAGGAAATCTAAAGGTCATGGCCTCATTTGAATTTATAGAAGATGAACTAGACGATGGCAACGGTCAAGCCCGTTTCACAGTTTTTGGCGTTGGTGGTGGCGGTGGTAATGCTGTCCAGCACATGGTGCAGTCAGATATTCAGGGTGTAAAGTTTGTTTGTGCGAATACAGATAAACAAGCACTTGATTGTATGAATGCCCCATTCAAAATTCAATTGGGCGAACAAAGTACTCGTGGTCTAGGTGCTGGTGCAAATCCAGAAGTGGGTCAAGTTGCGGCAGAAGAAAGTCGTGAAGTGATTCGTCAACACCTTGAAGGTACAGACATGGTATTTGTAACTGCTGGTATGGGTGGCGGTACAGGTACGGGTGCTGCGCCAGTTGTCGCAGAAGTTGCTAAAGAAATGGGCATCTTAACTGTTGGTGTTGTAACGACACCATTTAACTTTGAAGGTCGCCGTCGTCAAAAATCTGCAGAGAAAGGCATTGATGCTTTAGAAGCACATGTTGACTCTTTGATTATTATTCCAAACCAACGTCTACTCAGTGTTTATGGCGATATATCAATGAAAGATGCCTATAAAAAGGCAGATGATGTATTGCTAAATGCCGTGCGTAGTATCTTTGATTTAGTCGTCAATCGCGGTCATATTAACCTTGACTTTGCTGACTTGAAAACTGCAATGAGTACACGTGGTTATGCGATGATGGGTGCAGGTTTAGGGCGTGGCGAAGATCGTGCTCGTCAGGCAGCTGAGCAAGCAATCCGTAGTCCATTGCTTGATAATGTTAATATTATCAATGCCAAAGGTGTGTTAATCAACATTACAGGTGGGGATGATATTACCCTGCGTGAAACAGAGATTATCACTGATGTTGTCAACCAGATCGTTGATTTGGATGAAGGTGAAATTTTCTACGGTAC is drawn from Acinetobacter suaedae and contains these coding sequences:
- the ftsA gene encoding cell division protein FtsA — protein: MSETVPSVVTIDIGTHKVTVLIGKIHAPDKIQVIGMASARNRGMVKGKIVSLDKVIAAIKNAVSEAEDMAECRIHSAWVSIPSTELQSFYASGRTPVANHDHIITTNEVVRALELAKASHVSPDYYLASAVPLGFELGDSGEWVQNPVNMSAHSMTGHYQLMMMPISTMQNLDRAMKGANIGVEKMVVSCLATAEASLLKDEKEYGVCLVDIGAGITNIAVYLDGRLALARTLQRGGENVTRDIAAVLQTTTEEAERIKILHGCVDLSVVKPDHMIQVQGIDGTQTISRIELAEIIIARYEEIFAMIREELEHSGAIHGLYHGVVLTGDACQIEGMVNLARRMLGVSAHLGNPPLQVYADDQHLPALRRSMYATAAGLLMFSQSDLQDVVEEPEEATERSFVERVANGWNALNSKLKAIF
- the ftsZ gene encoding cell division protein FtsZ; protein product: MASFEFIEDELDDGNGQARFTVFGVGGGGGNAVQHMVQSDIQGVKFVCANTDKQALDCMNAPFKIQLGEQSTRGLGAGANPEVGQVAAEESREVIRQHLEGTDMVFVTAGMGGGTGTGAAPVVAEVAKEMGILTVGVVTTPFNFEGRRRQKSAEKGIDALEAHVDSLIIIPNQRLLSVYGDISMKDAYKKADDVLLNAVRSIFDLVVNRGHINLDFADLKTAMSTRGYAMMGAGLGRGEDRARQAAEQAIRSPLLDNVNIINAKGVLINITGGDDITLRETEIITDVVNQIVDLDEGEIFYGTVFDPDARDELRVTVIATGLTRNAAEVETRKRASNAHASSQGAQSVDEDDVPAISKRANAEAPATAAPSSSPLSSPMSIQDYLKNQQRK